From one Halosimplex rubrum genomic stretch:
- a CDS encoding CehA/McbA family metallohydrolase has protein sequence MTAGTGTDPTRTITLDAHVHTDASYDCSTAPERVVDAALSAGLDAVAITDHDAVDGARRAVTAAEGTDLLVVPGVEVSTAEGHLLALGVDRAPAPDRPFAETVETVRSAGGVAVVPHPFQVSRHGARRAAMADCELDGVETRNAVAVTGYGNRRARAFAASEGYPTVGGSDAHRPGLIGRAFTSVTLPAGVDWTTMTAADVLAGIRAGDAAAQGTITTPVEFATTYAWHARDTAATAVDSARTATATGRSAAGSHPAVGAGAVLGSALLLGSRAGRFGRVPRRIAGRVR, from the coding sequence ATGACTGCCGGAACCGGAACCGACCCGACCCGGACGATCACCCTGGACGCCCACGTCCACACCGACGCCTCCTACGACTGCTCGACGGCGCCCGAGCGCGTCGTCGACGCGGCGCTGTCGGCCGGCCTCGACGCCGTGGCGATCACGGACCACGACGCCGTCGACGGCGCGCGCCGCGCGGTCACGGCTGCCGAGGGGACCGACCTGCTGGTCGTCCCGGGCGTCGAGGTGTCCACGGCCGAGGGGCACCTCCTCGCGCTCGGCGTCGACCGGGCGCCCGCGCCCGACCGGCCGTTCGCCGAGACGGTCGAGACCGTCCGGTCGGCCGGCGGCGTCGCGGTCGTCCCCCACCCCTTCCAGGTCAGCCGCCACGGCGCCCGCCGAGCGGCGATGGCCGACTGCGAACTCGACGGCGTGGAGACGCGCAACGCCGTCGCCGTCACCGGCTACGGGAACCGGCGCGCCCGTGCCTTCGCGGCGAGCGAGGGCTACCCGACGGTCGGCGGCAGCGACGCCCACCGCCCGGGCCTGATCGGGCGGGCGTTCACGAGCGTCACGCTCCCCGCGGGCGTCGACTGGACGACCATGACGGCCGCGGACGTGCTGGCGGGGATCCGCGCGGGCGACGCCGCCGCACAGGGGACCATCACGACGCCCGTCGAGTTCGCGACGACCTACGCGTGGCACGCTCGCGACACGGCCGCGACGGCGGTCGACTCCGCCCGGACGGCCACGGCGACCGGGCGCTCGGCGGCCGGCTCCCACCCCGCGGTCGGTGCCGGTGCGGTACTCGGCTCCGCGCTGTTGCTCGGCTCGCGCGCGGGGCGCTTCGGTCGCGTCCCGAGACGGATCGCCGGCCGCGTCCGGTAA